A window of Pusillimonas sp. DMV24BSW_D genomic DNA:
GAGGTAAAGCCGGGTGAGGTTCGGGCGCTGGTGGGCGAAAGCGGGGCCGGTAAAAGTATGATCGGTAAAGCCGTGTTGGGTGTATTGCCGCGCAACATCGAGATCACGTCGGGTGAAATTCTTTTGCAAGGAGAAAATCTCGATCAACATAGTGCTGCACAGCGCCGCCAAACCGTTGCAGCCACCGCATCGCTTATTCCGCAGGATCCACTTACCGCCTTGAACCCTTCCCGGCGCATTGGGCCGCAAATTACAGAAAGGCTGGTGAAACGCTTGGGCTGGCGTCAGGATGCCGCCCAGGCGCGCGCTTTGGAGTTGCTCGAGCGAGTGTATATTCGTGACCCCAAACGGGTCATGTCGTCTTACCCACACGAGCTTTCCGGTGGCATGCGACAGCGGGTATTGATTGCCGCAGCATTTGCGCCCAAACCCAAGCTTATCGTTGCCGACGAACCCACAACCGCGCTTGATGTGACTGTACAAAAGCAAATTCTGCGGCTTATTCGCGAGCTGCAAGCGGAATCCGGCACGGCAGTACTGTTTGTGACCCACGACATGGGTGTTGTGGCCAAAATCAGTCAAACCGTGACGGTCTTATTTGCAGGAAAGGTCATGGAAAGCGCTGATACCGCCAGTATTTTCGCCAACCCTCAACATCCTTATACGCGTGCACTCATTAGCGCGACACCGCGTTACACTCATCCTAATGAACCGATGCGGCCGGTGCCGGCGGAGCTGATAGCGGCGTTGACGCAAGAAGTCGCGCTTTCCGACGTAAATGGGGGGTCGCATGGCTGAGTCATTATTTTCAGTAAGAGATCTGCATCTTGCCTTGCCCGACATGACGCGCAAGCCCTTATTCGGGCCTGCGCCGCGTATTGAAATTTTAAAGGGGTTGTCCTTCGATTTGCCGGCAGGTGAAATTACCGGCATCGTGGGTGAAAGTGGTTCGGGAAAGTCAACGTTGGGGCGTGTTCTGGTTCGGTTGCTTGGCGTGTCTTCCGGGCAGGTTCTGTTTCGAGGTAAAGATATTTCGCATCTCGATGAGGCCCAGCTCAAACCCTTAAGGCGCGACCTGCAAATGATTTTCCAGGATCCCATGTCGTCGCTGAACCCACGTCATACGGTGGGTCGCATTGTGGCTTCGCCAATCAAGCGCTATGGCATCGATGCTCCCGAGAAAAAAGCGTATGAAGCGCTGGAGCGAGTAGGCTTGTCGACGGCTTTTGCAAAACGCTATCCACATGAATTATCGGGCGGACAACGCCAGCGCGTGGGAATTGCGCGCGCGGTGGCGTTGAATCCTGCCTTTATATTGGCGGATGAAATTGTGTCCGGGCTTGACGTGTCGTCGCAGGCACAGGTGCTTACCCTGTTGCGTGGCTTGGCTGCTGATATGAATCTGACGATTGCGTTTATTAGTCACGACCTTTCCGTTATTCGCACCGTGTGTTCGCAGGTAATGGTGTTGAATCGTGGTGAAATTGTCGAGGCCGGCCGCTGTGATCAGGTTTTTGACGCCCCTCAAAGCGAAGTAACGCACGCGCTGATCGATGCCATTCCATTGCCGGAAATGGATGATGAATGGTTTGACAGCATTAAGTTCGATAAGGTTTGATATTTCGATTAAATCGTGCGAAATTGTCGTTTAGATAATTGAGGTTTCAACTAAAGGAGAGAGTATGAGTACCGCTACAAATAGTCTTGAACAACTGGCTACCGGCAATTTCAAGGTGGTTGATCTTACCCACACTTTGTCGTCAGATTTTCCTGCCTTGCAATTGCCGCCGCAATTCGGTCAGGTCACGGCATTCAAAATGGAGACAATCTCTCAGTACAACGATGCCGGACCGGCCTGGTACTGGAATAACTTTACCTGTGGCGAACACACAGGTACGCACTTCGATGCGCCGATTCACTGGGTTACCGGTAAAGATCATCCTAACAACACGGTTGATTCCATCGACCCCAAGAATTTTATTGCGCCTGCAGTGGTCGTTGATGCGACGGCCCAGGTTGCAGAAAATGACGATTGGGTGCTGACCGTTGATTATTTAAAGCAATGGGAAGACAAGCACGGCACGATTCCCAAAGGCTGTTGGGTAATCTTTCGCACAGGTTGGGCTGCTCGCCTCGAGAAAGATCCGGCTTCCTACGCCAACGTTAAGGAAGACGGCGCACACACCCCCGGGCCTTCGCAAGAAGCCGTGGAGTGGATGATTAAAGAGCGCGATGTGTTGGGTTTCGGTGTCGAAACCATTAACACCGATGCGGGGCAGTCGTTCGGTTGGCCCATGCCTTATCCTTGTCATACACTCATGCATGGCGCCAACAAATACGGTTTGCAATGCCTGAATAATCTTGATCAGTTGCCGCCGACAGGCGCCATTATTGTGGCTGCACCGTTGAAGATTAAAGGGGGGTCGGGTAGCCCGTTGCGTGTGTTGGCACTGGTACCTTAAGGTCTAATTATGAGTAATCAAGCCCAGATCATTGTGGTGGGTGGCGGCATGAATTCGTTGGCGTGCGCCGCTCTTTTAGCCAAACGGGGAAAGTCGGTTTTAGTGCTCGAGCGTAACGATCGGCTCGGTGGCTGTATTCGCACCGAAACGCTGTTTCCTGGCTTCACGCACGAGGTGTTGTCGTCGTGGTATCCGCTTTTTATGGGCGGCGGCGCGTATGCCGAGCTGAAAGATGATCTGGCTGCGTTGGGTGTTGAGTTCGTGGCCAACGAGTACACCACGGGCATCGCCACACCCGACGGTCAGTTGTTGGCCTTAAAGCAGGATATCGAAGACAGCGTAAAACGCATTAATGCCATTGCGCCGGGCGACGGAGACGCGTTCGGCGCAATGGCGGCCAAACTGTTCGAGCAAGACGCCGCACTGACATTCGGTTTGCTGGGTCACTCGCCCTACAGCGGTAAGGTAATGCGTTTGTTCTTTTCTGAATGGCGTAAGCGAGGGCTCGACGGTTTGTTGCAGTTTACGTCGGAATCGGTGGAATCATTCAGGCGTTGGTCGTATCGCGAGCTGAATTCCGATATTACCCGTGCCATGATGAGCCCCTGGGTGCTGCATTCAGGCTTGGGCCCCGACGATGCCGGCGCCGCCTTAATGGGCAAACTTACCTTTGCCGCAGTTGTTGCCGGGGGTATGCCGGTGGTAAAAGGCGGTGGTCAGCGTTTGGTAGAGGCCCTGCAAACTTTTATTGAACAGCGGGGCGGGCAGGTTTTAACCGGCACAGAGGTTGAGTCGGTTACCGTAAGCGGTTCAAAGGCTACGGGCGTAGTGGCTAATGGCCAAGCGTACCAGGCCGGCGAAGCAGTGGTTTGTAATGTCACGCCACCTCAGCTTTACGAGCGGTTGTTGCCCAACATACCGCAGAAACTCAACCAGCGCGCCAAGGGTTATCACTTCGGGCGCGGTTGTATGCAGGTGCATTTTGCCTTGAACGGGCCTGCGCCTTGGCGTGATCCTGAAATGTTGAAAGTGCCTTTGGTGCACTTAACCGAAAGCATGGAGAACGTAGCGCTGTCTGTGGTGGAAGCCAATAATGGTTTGTTGCCGCGCTTCCCCACCATCGCCATTGGCCAGCCCGTTGCGGTTGATGCCGGCCGGGCACCAGAGGGTAAATGGATTCTATGGCTGCAACTGCAAGACATGCCTTCACGGCTGAAGGGCGACGCTGCGGGTGAAATTCAGGTGCCGTCCGACGGGCGCTGGAATGGAACCGTGCGCGAGGCCATGGCCGATCGAATTCAAAAGCGTATTGAAACGGTGTTGCCTGGGCTGGGCGAATTAATTATTGGTCGTAAGGCGTTTTCACCTGGCGATTTGGAAGCCATGAATTGCAATTTGGTGGGTGGTGACCCTTATTCCGGCGTATGCTCGCCCGATCAATTCTTTTGGTTACGGCCTTTTGCCGGCAGCTCCGGCGCGCGCGGACATCGTACGCCTTATAAAAATGTGTATCACATTGGCGCCTCTACCCATCCTGGGCCGGGTTTGGGTGGTGGTTCCGGGCAAATTGTGGCCGATATACTGGCGCGCAAATAAGGGCTTTAGTTGGTTTTTCAAGGCAAGTGTGCCAGGCATAAGGCCCTTAAAGCAGCCTGGTGCCACCTGCCCCGCGCGGTATCTGGCAGTCGTACTAGTTAGTCTTGACGGCCGGTGACTTCAACCAGATGAAAACCAAACTGCGTTTTGACGGGGCCTTGAACGACGCCGACAGGAGCGCTGAATACGACCTCATCGAATTCCCGCACCATTTGACCTCTGCCGAAGGTGCCGAGGTTGCCGCCATCGTTCGACGAAGGGCAGCGCGAGTTCTCTTTGGCAACCTGGGCAAAATCGGCGCCGTTTTCAATGGATGCTTTAAGCTCGAGACAGCGGTCTTCGGTATCAACAAGAATATGGCGGGCTGAGGCTTGGGTCATGTAGAGCTCCTTTTAAATTAGGCTTTCCATTATAAATGGCACGTCAAATGCAGATAAGGTAGATAAAAAAGCCCCTGATCATCAGGGGCTTGATTTATTTATTTGGCGGAAGCGGTGAGATTCGAACTCACGGAGGGCGCAAACCCTCGCTGGTTTTCAAGACCAGTGCATTCAACCGCTCTGCCACGCTTCCTGAAAATGGTCTAATTACGCGTTGGTGCTAGGCTTGCTACTACTACTGTAAGCTTAACTTGCCAATGCAAGCCCGCTAGTTTAGCCTATGCGCTTTGAATTGTCCAAGGAGTACTTGTCATGAAAGTGGTGGAAATTACCCAGGCGGGCGGGCCTGAAGTGCTGGTGCCTGCCGAGCGCCCCATGCCGGTGCCCAATGAAAACGAAGTGTTGCTGAGGGTGATTTCGGCGGGGGTAAACCGGCCGGATGCTTTGCAGCGCGCAGGTAATTATCCGCCGCCTCCCGGTGCTTCTGACATTCCAGGCCTTGAGGTTGTAGGTGAAATTGTCGACGGTAATGTCGGCGACAGCGGCTTTGCCAAGGGTGACAAGGTTTGCGCTTTAATTACCGGTGGCGGTTACGCGGAATATTGCGTCGCACCGATCGATCAGTGCCTGCCGATTCCCAAAGGTTTGTCCGATATCGAGGCGGCGGGTTTGCCTGAAACGTATTTCACGGTTTGGAGCAATGTGTTCGATCGCGGGCGCCTGGCAAAAGGAGAGTCGTTGCTGGTTCATGGCGGAGCCAGTGGTATTGGCACGACGGCCATTCAACTTGCCGTAGCCATGGGTAACCCTGTTTATGCCACAGCGGGAAGTGATGAGCGAGTGCAGGCAGTTGAAAAACTGGGCGCCGCCAAAGGGATTAATTACAAAACACAGGATTTCGTTGAAGAGATTCGTGCCCTGACCGATGGCCAAGGGGTGAATGTCATTCTGGATATGGTGGCGGGCGATTACATTAACCGCGACTTGAAATGTTTGGCTGATGATGGGCGAATCGTGATTATTGCCTTATTGGGTGGCGTGAAGGGCACGCTGGATTTCGGTCAGATTTTACGTCGCCGTTTAACGGTAACGGGGTCAACCTTGCGTCCGCGTTCGGTTAGTTTCAAGGCGGAAGTGGCGCACTCGTTGCGTGAACATGTATGGCCGTTACTTGAAGCCGGCAAGATTAAGCCTATTGTTCATGCTACTTTCCCGCTTGAAGAGGCCGCCAAGGCACATGCCATGATGGAAGCGGGCGAGCAAATCGGTAAAATTATTCTCACGGTTTAACCGCGACAGGCTCAACGAGATCGAATAAATCACGCTACAATAGCGGGTTTATTCGATCCCGGCTTTACTCATGACTACCTCGCAAGCGCGTCAACGTTTGGTTATTGGCAATTGGAAAATGAACGGCAGCCTGGCCGACAACGTCAAGTTGCTGGAAGCGCTGCGCGCCGGTGCCGACGTTAGTGCGGATGTGGGGGTATGTGTGCCGTTTCCCTATCTGGCTCAGGCCCAGGCTTTATTGGAAACCAGCAAGGTGTCCTGGGGCGCCCAAGATGTGAGCGTACACGAATCGGGTGCTTACACCGGTGAAGTCAGTACAGCCATGTTGTGCGACTTCAATTGCCGCTGGGTGCTGGTTGGCCATTCCGAGCGTCGCAGCTATCATGGCGAGTCAAGTGAACTAGTGGCACAAAAAGCACAAGCTGCCCTGCAGGCGGGTTTGGTTCCGGTTGTTTGTATTGGGGAAACCCTGCAAGAGCAAGAGGCGGGTGAAACTGCCGATGTTATTGCGGCTCAGTTAAAGCCGGTTTTGGCGTTGGGGCCACAAGCGGTGGCCAAAATGGTTATTGCTTACGAACCGGTTTGGGCTATTGGCACCGGGCGTACGGCAACGCCCGAGCAGGCGCAGGAAGTGCATGCACTGATCCGCGCGGCGTTGCGCGAATTGGGTGCAGAGCAGGTGCAGGTTTTATATGGTGGCAGTGTTAAGGCTGCCAATGCGGCAAGTTTGTTTGCCATGCCGGACATCGATGGCGCGCTGGTGGGCGGCGCATCGTTGGTGGCGGAAGAATTTTTACGTATAGCGGCGGCCTAAGGGCCCGGAGTAATTTCAAAATGGAATGGTTGTCTTCTTTTCTTCTGGCGATTCAGGTAATTTCCTCGCTAAGCATTATTGTGTTGGTGCTGTTGCAGCAAGGTAAAGGCGCCGACATGGGGGCGGCTTTCGGCAGTGGTTCGGCCGGCAGCGTCTTTGGCGCAACGGGTGCGGCGAATTTTTTGTCGCGCATGACCAAATGGGCGGCGGTTATTTTCTTTGCCTCAACAATCGGCCTGGCCTGGGTGTCACACCGTACGGGTGACTCCATTCTTGATTCGGGTATCATGCAGGGCTATGAAGAAGAAGCGCCGGTGGAAGGCCCCGCGGTTCCTCAAGCTCCGGGTGCGGGTTCCGAAGTGCCTGCCACAGGTTCTGAAGTTCCCGGCATGGGTTCCCAGGTACCTGCAACGCCCAACGCCGGAACAGACGGCACGTCGTCTGCCGAGGTGCCTGAGGTACCCGCTTCTAACGCAGCAACAGAATAAATTGTTAAAAGCATGCTAAAATAGCGTGCTTTGCTAACAAGCAATTTAGCCGACGTGGTGGAATTGGTAGACACGCTATCTTGAGGGGGTAGTGGCGAGAGCTGTGCGAGTTCGAGTCTCGCCGTCGGCACCAGAATTTTAAAAAACCGTAACCAGTCCGGGTAGGTACCCTGAAGGTTGCGGTTTTTTTTCGCGTGGCGCTTTCATTCACCGTTGATGAACCGGCTTAGATGCTGATTAGTAAATGCAAATCGTTTACAATCTCAGTATTGAAATTGAAAACAACGGTTAAGGGCGAGATAAAGCATGATTAAGTTATCCAAGTTGGGGCATGTGTTTGGAGCGGTGCTGTTGATGGTTTCGTCCGCCTCGTGGGCCGCCACACCCGAAGCTGTAACCAAAACCTATGCAGACATTGCGCACGCTGCCTATACAGATGCACTGGATTCTGCACGCGATCTTCAGGCGTCGATCAATTTGCTTTTGGAAAAACCCAGTGCCGAAACCATGGCGGCGGCGCGCCAAGCCTGGATCGACTCGCGTGTACCTTATCAGCAAACTGAGGCATATCGTTTCGGCAACCCCATTGTGGATGCCTGGGAAGGCAAGGTGAATGCCTGGCCGCTTGACGAGGGCATGATTGATTATGTTGATGCGTCGTATGGCACTGACTCCGATTTAAATGCCTATTATGTGGTGAATGTCATTGCTAATCCGCAGTTGAAAATTGGTGGGCAATCAGTTGACGCCTCGGAAATCACCCCTGATTTATTGCGTAATGTATTGCATGAAGCGGATGGTAATGAGGCGAACGTTGCAACGGGCTATCACGCTGTTGAGTTTTTACTTTGGGGGCAAGACTTGAATGGCACGGGGCCTGCTCCGGAAGGGCGCAGTGGCACCCCGCAGGAGCGGCACTCGGGTAACCGCCCTTATACTGATTACAGCTTTGAAAACTGCACCAACGGAAATTGTGAACGTCGAGCTCAATACTTACGTGTGGTAACCGACATGCTGGTGTCCGACCTCGAACAAATGGTGTCATATTGGCAGGATCAGGGCCAGGCGCGTGAAGCGGTTGTGTTGGATCCTAAAGCGGGTCTGATCGCCATGCTGACCGGGCTGGGTAGTCTTTCTTACGGAGAGCTGGCGGGTGAACGCATCAAACTGGGTTTGATTCTTCATGATCCGGAAGAAGAGCACGATTGTTTCTCGGACAACACCCATAATTCACACTACTACAACCAATTAGGGATGCAAAACGTTTATTTGGGCGAGTATCTTGCGGTTGACGGCACATTAACAGAAGGCCCGTCGTTAAGCGATTTGGTACGCCAACATGACCCCAAGCTGGACGAAGAAATGCGCTCACGGTTGTCGGCCACGCTGGCAGCGATGGAAATCATGCGTGAACGCGCGAAACACGTTGAAACGTACGATCAAATGATTGCATCAGGCAACGCCGAAGGCAACGCGGTAGTGCAATCGGTGGTGGATCATCTTGTTGCGCAAACGCGTAGCATTGAGCGGGTGATTGCATTGCTCGACTTGGGCGGAGTTCAAATCGAAGGCTCTGACAGCCTTGACGGTCCCTCGGCCGTCTTCCAATAAGCAGACGACTCATGACGCAGTTCGCGCACTATGCCATGGGTGGCCGGTCTCTGTTGCTTGCATTCTGTCTTGCAATCGGTGGGCCGGCGTACAGCCAATCGCAGCAAGTCGCACCCGATCAGGCGCGACCCGATTTGTCTGATGCGTCTTATGAACGGGTTCAGGCGGTGACCGACTACACTGAAGACTTCTCGCAAGCCGAGTCGTTTGAAGTTATGCAAGGCGGCGCGGGAACAGTTGATAAGCGAGTGAATGCCGATATTTTTTCCCATCCGGCTGCCAACTTAAGTTTTGAAGAGCGCCAGCAGTTTCTTGTCGGGAACGGTTTATTTCGCAAAGACTGGGTTTCGTCGCCCTCGTCTACACTTGCGTCCGATGGATTGGGGCCGCTATTCAACGCCCGATCCTGCCAGGCATGCCATGTCAAAGATGGTCGAGGCACGGTGCCGGGGTTTGACCCCGAAGCGCTCACGGGGAATATGGCCTTATTGATACGTTTGTCATTGGCCCATAATCAAGACGACGCCGTCGATTCAGTGATCGAGGCCTTAGAGGCGCCCGATCCTATCTATGGTCATCAGTTTCAGCCTTTTGCTGTTCCCGGTTTAAGTCGAGAGGGGGATTTGCAGATTCGGTATGAATCGCAGGAAGTTGCTTTGAACGGCGGCGAAACAGTTGAGTTGATGAAGCCGGTTTACGAGCTAACCGACTTGGCATATGGCCCGCTGCATAAAGATGTGCGTTTATCCCCTCGGTTGGCTTCGCCAATGGTTGGATTAGGTCTGCTTGAGGCGATTCACCCTAACGATATTTTTCGTAATATCAATCGCCCTGAGGCAAAACAAGACGGTATTACCGGGCGTGTACGTTGGGTGGAAGACCTTGTTACGGGTGAAAAAGCCTTGGGGCGTTTCGGTTGGAAAGCCGAGCAGCCTAGCGTCAAGCAGCAGGCCGCAGTGGCGTTTTCCGCCGATATGGGTTTGTCGACTCCTTTGGTGCCGTCACCGTATGGCGAATGCACGTCTGCTCAAAAGGCGTGTTTCAAGATGCCGCATGGTGTTCAAAAAAGTCAGGGGGCGCATGAGGTACCGGGTGAGCTGCTGGATTTCGTCAGCCGGTATTCCGAAAACCTGGCGTTGCCTCAACGCAGAAATGTTAATGATGCGCGGGTGTTGGCCGGGAAAAAGTTGTTTTACGAAGCCAACTGCGTGGCCTGCCATGTGCCTAAATATGTCACGCGCCGAGATGCAACGCATCCCGCCCATCAATTCCAACTGATTTGGCCGTATACCGATATGTTACTGCACGATATGGGGCCGGGCCTGGCCGATGAAGGAGGCGCATGGGCGCGGGAATGGCGTACGCCGCCTTTGTGGGGTATTGGGCTTACCAAAACGGTTAATCCGAACGCGACCTGGCTGCACGACGGGAGAGCCCGAACGTTACTGGAGGCCGTGATGTGGCATGGCGGCGAGGCACAGGCTGCGCGAGACCGCGTGGCCGCCATGACGCCAAAAGATCGCGACAATTTATTGAAATTCCTGGAGTCTTTATGAAGCGCCTTGAGACGAAGGCACACGCTTGCGCCGTACGGATGACGGCGTTTTGTATGGTGGCGATATTAAGTTATATGGGTGTGAAACCTGCGTTGGCGCAAGGTAGCGAAAAGCATTCTGCGTCAGTTGCCGGCAGCGAGGTCGGCCGACTGTGGGTTGAACGCGCGATTGCGCCGGGTTTTCAGCATTTGGCGCAACAGTCACGTAACTTGCAGCAGCATGTTGAACAAGGGTGTATCGAGGCGGATCCGGCGTGGCTGCATAAAACCGCTTCGGATTTTGAGTCGGTCGTTAAAGCCTGGTCGGGTGCGGCCTTCCTGCGGTTTGGCCCTTTGGTTGAAGACAATCGCTATGAACGTTTAAGTTTTTGGCCTGACCCCCGTGGTGTCATGCTGCGGCAGGTTTCGGGCATGCTGCAGCAATATCAGGGTGAAGAGCCTGCCGTGCCGATCGGGCAGTCGAGTGTTGCGGTTCAAGGGCTTCCGGCGCTGGAGTATGTTTTGTATCGGGATAAAGGCGTGTTGAATCATTTCTTGTCGGCAGATGAGCGCAGGCCGCTGTGCCGTTATGCCGCTGATCTTACGAAAAACATTGCGTCAGTAGCCGGTGAGTTAAGTGAGGCGTGGTTATTGCCCAATGGCGAGTATGCGCAGCGTTTTGTTAAGCCTGGGGCAAATAATCCGGTCTATCGCAGCAACCAGGAGATTTTGTCGGAAGGCGTCAAGGCGTTATCGACTGGTTTGCAGTTTGTGCGCGATATTCAACTTGCCCCGCCGTTAATGGGGTCTGAGACAAAAGTGGCGGTCAAGAAGGCGCCGTATTGGCGCAGCGGTTTAACCGGCCCAGCGATCGCGGCTTCACTGACGGGGATGCGGGCCTTTGTGCTTGCCCCCGATTTGTTGCCTGCTGATCAGGAATGGATTGTGGAGCAAATTGAAGCGGAACTGGGCCGCGCAGCGCAACAGGCTAACGCGTTGCCTTTGGCAGATGAAGCAGTTCCGTCGCCTTCCTTGCGACAGGAGTGGATGCTTTTGGGACGTATTGTTGATAATGCGAAAGATTTAACCGATGCCGATCTTGCGTTGGCGTTAGGTGTCAACGTAGGGTTTAACGCACTCGATGGGGATTAACCGACGACAATGGCTGGGCTTGGCATTTGTGGCCGCTGTGGCACCTCAGCGAGCGGTCAGGGCGGCGGTGGAGCCCGGCTCCGCGTTACGCGGACCACTGTATCTGGCGGCACGTAAGTTTGGCGGCAATTATGAGGCGGTGCTGCTAACGGAAGGGGGGCAGGTCTTGCGCTCCGTCAGGCTGTCAGGGCGGGGACACAGTTTTGCGCTTGACTCAAGCAGCGGCACAGTGGTGGCGTTTGCGCGACAGCCAGGTACGCAAGCGGTGATGTTTTCCTGTGATCCCGGCAAATTGAACGAGCCGGCACAGGTTTTTCATACCCCACAAGGGCGCCACTTTTCGGGCCATGGTGCGTTTTCAGCCGATGGGCAATTACTGTATGCGGCTGAGAACGATTTTGAGGCCGGGCGTGGCATGATTGGTCTTTATCGGTTGAACCCATCCTCGGGCGGATTCGACAGAGTGGGGGAGTGGGCGTCTGCAGGTATCGGCCCCCACGAAATAATTCTTGATGTAAAGCAACACCGTTTATGTGTTGCCAATGGCGGCTTGTTGACGCATCCGGATTACGACAAGCTGGTATTGAATCGCGACACCATGCAAGCGTCATTGGCCTATTTGGATGTATCCAATGGCCAAATGCTGTCGCGCCACGTTTTACCCGCTCACCAACATCAGCAATCTATCAGGCACGTGGTTCTGGATCATCAGCAATCTGTGTGGTTTGGCTGCCAGTATCAAGGAAGTCGTGCGCATCAGGTACCTTTGGTGGGTTATCACAGCGGGCCGGGCCCCCTTGAGTGGGTGCAGGCCGACGACGAAATCTGGCATGCCATGCAACATTATGTGGGTTCAATCGCGTTCGACCCCATCACCCGTGTTGTCGCGGCAAGTAGCCCGGTAGGGGGGGTGGTGGCCTATTGGGATGCCGAAAGCAAGACGTTTCTTGCGATGCACGATCTGCCCGACGGGTGTGGTGTTGCACCGGCTTCACAGGGGGGGGTCATCGTGAATAGTGGGTTTGGTCGGTGGGCGTACTGGCGCTCCGGTATGGACGAGCCCAAAGTGATAAAAAGCGATCAATCGGTAGCGTGGGATCACCACTTGCGCACCCTTTAGAAAGCCCTTGAAATATGACAAAAATGTTTCAGTTTTGATTTTGGTATTAGAACTATCCCGTAGTCGATTGTTATTACACGTTTTTCTAAATTGACAGTCTCTTTTATGATTTATATTTGTACTGT
This region includes:
- a CDS encoding DUF1513 domain-containing protein; translation: MGINRRQWLGLAFVAAVAPQRAVRAAVEPGSALRGPLYLAARKFGGNYEAVLLTEGGQVLRSVRLSGRGHSFALDSSSGTVVAFARQPGTQAVMFSCDPGKLNEPAQVFHTPQGRHFSGHGAFSADGQLLYAAENDFEAGRGMIGLYRLNPSSGGFDRVGEWASAGIGPHEIILDVKQHRLCVANGGLLTHPDYDKLVLNRDTMQASLAYLDVSNGQMLSRHVLPAHQHQQSIRHVVLDHQQSVWFGCQYQGSRAHQVPLVGYHSGPGPLEWVQADDEIWHAMQHYVGSIAFDPITRVVAASSPVGGVVAYWDAESKTFLAMHDLPDGCGVAPASQGGVIVNSGFGRWAYWRSGMDEPKVIKSDQSVAWDHHLRTL
- a CDS encoding imelysin family protein; amino-acid sequence: MKRLETKAHACAVRMTAFCMVAILSYMGVKPALAQGSEKHSASVAGSEVGRLWVERAIAPGFQHLAQQSRNLQQHVEQGCIEADPAWLHKTASDFESVVKAWSGAAFLRFGPLVEDNRYERLSFWPDPRGVMLRQVSGMLQQYQGEEPAVPIGQSSVAVQGLPALEYVLYRDKGVLNHFLSADERRPLCRYAADLTKNIASVAGELSEAWLLPNGEYAQRFVKPGANNPVYRSNQEILSEGVKALSTGLQFVRDIQLAPPLMGSETKVAVKKAPYWRSGLTGPAIAASLTGMRAFVLAPDLLPADQEWIVEQIEAELGRAAQQANALPLADEAVPSPSLRQEWMLLGRIVDNAKDLTDADLALALGVNVGFNALDGD
- a CDS encoding di-heme oxidoreductase family protein, translated to MTQFAHYAMGGRSLLLAFCLAIGGPAYSQSQQVAPDQARPDLSDASYERVQAVTDYTEDFSQAESFEVMQGGAGTVDKRVNADIFSHPAANLSFEERQQFLVGNGLFRKDWVSSPSSTLASDGLGPLFNARSCQACHVKDGRGTVPGFDPEALTGNMALLIRLSLAHNQDDAVDSVIEALEAPDPIYGHQFQPFAVPGLSREGDLQIRYESQEVALNGGETVELMKPVYELTDLAYGPLHKDVRLSPRLASPMVGLGLLEAIHPNDIFRNINRPEAKQDGITGRVRWVEDLVTGEKALGRFGWKAEQPSVKQQAAVAFSADMGLSTPLVPSPYGECTSAQKACFKMPHGVQKSQGAHEVPGELLDFVSRYSENLALPQRRNVNDARVLAGKKLFYEANCVACHVPKYVTRRDATHPAHQFQLIWPYTDMLLHDMGPGLADEGGAWAREWRTPPLWGIGLTKTVNPNATWLHDGRARTLLEAVMWHGGEAQAARDRVAAMTPKDRDNLLKFLESL